The genomic DNA GTGTTCTGCTCTTTCATCGTTGCGAGTATGACCCTTCTCAAAATGATCAGCTTGCCTGCCACCGATCGGGTCCACAACGTGAAACTCTTCACCTGGATAAAGGCCGGGACATTCCAGGCAGACATCGCCTTCTTGATTGATCCCCTCTCCTGCATAATGCTCATGGTGGTAACAGGCGTAGGCTTTTTGATCCATGTCTACTCCATCGGCTACATGCACGGTGAAGAAGGGTTCTACAGATTTTTCGCCTATCTTAATCTGTTCACCTTCTCCATGCTTCTGCTTGTTATGGGAAATAACCTCCTGCTTATGTTCGTCGGCTGGGAGGGTGTCGGGCTTTGTTCATACCTTCTTATCGGTTACTATTTCCATAAAAAATCAGCCGGAGATGCGGGCAAGAAGGCTTTCGTTATGAACCGGGTGGGAGACTTCGGTTTCCTTCTCGGTCTGTTCACGCTCTTCTGGTATTTGGGACAGAATCACGGTATATGGACTATCGAATTCACCGAACTGGGTAAGCATGCCGCACTTCTGCCTGTCGGTGGAGTCGTTACGGTTGTAACCCTATTCTTCTTCCTTGGCGCTACCGGTAAATCAGCTCAGATTCCGCTTTATACATGGTTGCCCGACGCTATGGAAGGTCCCACTCCTGTTTCTGCTCTCATTCACGCTGCAACCATGGTTACCGCCGGTGTATACATGATCGGCCGGATGAACTTCCTCTTCATCAAAGCACCTGAGACCATGGTGGTCGTTGCTGTCGTCGGCGCCTGTACGGCATTTTTTGCAGCCACCATTGGTACCGCCCAGAACGATATCAAGCGTGTTCTTGCCTACTCTACTGTTTCTCAGCTCGGGTACATGTTCCTTGCGATGGGTGTTGGAGCATTCGCTGCTGGTATCTTCCACCTCATGACTCATGCGTTCTTCAAAGCATGCCTCTTCCTCGGGTCTGGTGCAGTCATCCATTCAATGCACCATGCGCTGCATCACGCACACTCGCATGATGATCCGCAGGACATGCGGAACATGGGCGGGCTCAAGTCAAAGATGCCGATGACATTCCTCACGTTCCTTCTTGCTACCATCGCTATTGCAGGTATTCCTGGATTCTCCGGCTTCTTTAGCAAGGATGAGATCCTCTGGCAGGCTTTTGCAAATCCGCATCACGGTCAGCTGAATTTCGTACTCTGGGGGCTGGGAGCAGTTGCTGCCGGTATGACTGCTTTTTACATGTTCCGTCTCGTATTCATGACCTTTTTCGGTGAGTGCCGGATCAACCCCAAAGCCAAGGACCACCTGCACGAGTCACCAATGGTTATAGTTTTCCCGCTCATAGTGCTGGCGATCCTCTCCGTCATCGGCGGGTATATCGGTGTACCCAAAATCCTGGGAGACGTCCTCGGGGGAATTCCCAATTACTTCGAGCATTGGCTTGCTCCTGTATTTGCGTTTTCCACCGAATATGTCAGTGCCCATGCCCATGGTGCTCACCCGAGCCATGCAGTGGAGTGGGGGCTCATGGGGCTGTCCGTTGTCATTGCCGTAGTTGGTATTGCAATCGCCTTTGCTCTCTACGTGATGAGTCCCTCTATCCCTGCGAAGTTCACAGCTGCTTTCCCAGGACTCTACAGAGCGGTGTACAACAAGTGGTACATCGACGAGCTGTATGATTTCGTGTTTGTGAACCCCTGCAAGTCTTTCGGTAATTTCCTCTGGAAAGGCTTCGACGTTGTGGTAATAGATGGGATCGTGGACGGCGTCGGCAAGTTCGTCATGGCTGTCAGTGCGGCCATCAAGAGCCTGCAGTCTGGCTATGTCCACAACTATGCTATGAGCATGGCCCTCGGTGCAGTTGTAATCGTAGCGTTTTACATATTCCGATAACGCTGTCTGTACTCTCTTGAAATAGTTTAAAAAGGAGCAGATTCAATGAATGAGACCATCATAAGCCTGATGACATTTCTACCCCTCCTCGGGGTCCTGTTGCTGTTGTTCGTCCCCAAGAACAGTCACGGGCTGCTGAGGGGTCTGGCTCTAGCCATTACGGCGGTTACCTTTGTCGTTTCCCTTCCCTTGGTTACCGGCTTTGTTTCAAATGCTGAATATCAATTCGTTCAGAACGTTCCCTGGATTCAGGCAGGGCCTTTCAAGATGAACTACCACGTCGGCATTGACGGCATCAGCTTGTGGCTCGTCATACTTACGACCTTTATCATGCCGATTGCCGTTCTTTCGACCTGGACTGCGGTTGAGACCAAGGTCAAAGAATACATGATCTGTCTCTTGCTCCTTGAAGTTGGTATGCTCGGCGCTTTTGTGTCTCTTGACCTTTTCCTCTTCTACATTTTCTGGGAACTCATGCTCATCCCCATGTACTTCATCATTGGCATCTGGGGTGGCAAGCAAAAAATTTATGCCGCAGTCAAGTTCTTCATCTACACTATGGCCGGCTCCGTACTCATGCTGGTCGCTATCATCGCACTGTATTTCATGGGGCTTCAGGCCGGTCTAACCGACTTCACCATCGCCAATTTCTACACGTTGCCTATTGATCCTTCGATTCAGGTTTGGATGTTTTTGGCATTTGCCTTCGCCTTCGCGATCAAGGTTCCGCTCTTTCCTGTTCACACATGGTTGCCGCTCGCTCACACTGAGGCTCCTACCGCTGGATCGGTCATTCTTGCAGCTATTCTTCTTAAAATGGGAACCTATGGCTACGTAAGATTCGCCATGCCTCTGTTCCCGGATGCGGCCGAGAGATTTACTCCGCTCATTGCCACTCTTGCTGTAATCGGTATTATCTATGCCGCTCTTGTAGCAATGGTGCAGGACGACGTAAAAAAACTCGTGGCTTACTCGTCGGTCGCTCATCTCGGTTTCGTCATGCTGGGTATATTTGCCCTCAACCAGCAGGGTGTCGCCGGAGGAATGCTTCAGATGCTGAATCACGGTATTTCTACCGGTGCACTCTTCCTTATAGTTGGCTTCATTTATGAACGTCGCCATACAAGGCTTATCGCGGATTTCGGTGGATTGTCGAAACAAATGCCGATATTTGCGACAATATTCATGATCGTAACCCTTTCGTCCATTGGCCTTCCCGGCACCAACGGTTTTGTGGGAGAATTCCTCGTCTTGATAGGTGCGTACGAAAGTAACCTGCGATGGTATGCCATCATAGCGACAAGCGGTGTTATTCTTTCGGCTGTCTACATGTTGTGGATGTTTCAGCGTGTCATGTTCGGTGAACTTAATAACCCAAAAAACCAGAAGCTGACCGACCTCAACAGCAGGGAAATAGCCATAATGGTTCCTCTGCTCGTCCTCATCTTTGTTATGGGAGTGTATCCGAACCCGTTCATAGATCGGATGGCTCCTTCAATTGATAAGATGATCCAGCAGAGCAAGGCGAAGAAAGTTGCACTTGTAGCGCCTCCTGCTACCCCTGCTCCGCAGGAAATTCCGGCGGTACAGCCTTTAGAGCATAAGTAGACTTTTTCAGAATAGCCACTGGAGGAATTAGATGGAAACATTTGCGATGCCTGCCATAAACTTCGCTGCGGTCATGCCCGAGACGATCCTTTCCGTCTTCGCCATGATTCTGCTGCTGATCAACGTCTTCGTCCCGAGCGAGCAGAAAGCTTATCTCGGCTATTTAAGCCTCATCGGCATCGTCATTTCTTTTTACTCCGTCGTAAGCGGCTGGGGTAACCCACAACAGGGCTTTAACGGAGCAGTACTTCAGGATAATTTCGCCTTGTTTTTTAAAGGTATCGTTCTGATATCCGGTGCACTCTCCATTCTAATCAGTGACCAGTACATGAAGCGTGAAGAGTGCAATTGGGGCGAGCTTTACCCACTGGTTCTTCTTTCCACGGCAGGTATGATGCTAATGGCATCTGGTACCGACCTCATGACGATCTTCCTGGGCCTTGAAGTTCTGTCGGTCTCCCTCTATGTTCTTGCTGGATTTAATAGAAACAGCTTGAGATCCAACGAGGCTGGCCTGAAGTACTTCCTTCTGGGCGCCTTTTCGACAGGATTCCTTCTCTATGGTATGGCTCTCACCTATGGAGCAACCGGAACTACCAAGATTGCCAACATTGCATCATTCATAGCTCAGAATGCCGGAGTCACAGCCAACCCGATGCTTCTCGTGGGGATGCTTTTGATGGCAGTAGGTTTCTCTTTCAAAATAGCAGCAGCACCCTTTCATATGTGGACACCCGACGTATATGAGGGTGCTCCTACTCCGATGACTGCTTTCATGTCGGTTGGACCGAAGGCTGCGGGCTTTGCCGCTTTCGTAAGGGTATTCGTTGTAGCGCTCCCTTCGTTTCGTGCAGATTGGACGGATTTACTCTGGATTCTGGCTGTTCTTACCATGACCGTAGGTAATATCACTGCTCTTTATCAGAACAACATCAAGCGAGTTCTTGCTTATTCTTCTATAGCACATGCAGGTTATGTTCTTGTCGGATTCGTCGCTGGTAACGCTGTGGGCACCGCAGGTATTATGTTTTACATGCTTACGTACGCGTTTATGAACATCGGTGCTTTCGCAATCATAGTATTGGTCGGAAAAAAGGGAGAACCGAACAACAATGTCAGCGACTACACCGGATTCGGTTTCAAGCATCCCGTGCTAGCTGTCTGCATGTCAATATTCCTTTTTTCTCTCGCCGGTATCCCCCCCGCAGCCGGCTTTGTCGGCAAATTCTACCTGTTCTCAGGTGCAATTCAGGCCGGCTACATCTGGCTTGCAGTCATCGGGGTTCTTAATAGCGCCGCCTCGGTTTATTACTACTTGCGCATCATGGTGTTCATGTACATGAAAGAGCCCGAGGAAGAATTCGATTGGCTTCAGGTTACTCCGGGAATAGCCCTATGCTTGATTGTTGCCGTTATCGGGGTTCTTGTTCCCGGTGTTATTCCTTCATTCTTGCTGGAGCTGGCCCAGAAGGCAGCATTGCTTTAAGCACATAGAAGCCGTAGTTAAGGTGGCCCTTCCGGAGATTCCAGAAGGGCCATATTTTTTGATGGGTCAGGCAATATCCAGCAAATTGTATGGAAAATTTCGAACAGGCGGCAGCTGAGAGGGGTAAGGACTCCTATCATGGCATGGTGTATTGCTATCCTGATTATTTTGTTTTCTCCTGATCTCTCTTCGGCAGTCGATTATTCTGAAAAGACTTCGGGAAGAAAAGACTATGATATAGCCCTCGAGTGGAGGGCATGGCAGGAACCTTCCCGCATAGCCGTTATCGGGACAGTGTCATCCGGACTTGCGTTATACATCCTAGGTGTTGAATTAAGAGCCCGCGTTATCGATGCCGCCCATGCTGAGGTAGCGAAAGCGGTTTTTGCGTTTCCTCCCCCCAGTGACCCCGCATATTTTTCCATGCCGTATGGAATGGCTCTTCCGGCATATGGTCGAAAAGCTGAAAGAATCGACCTTCTATTCCTTTACGAGATTCCATTTTCAGAAGACACCTCGATAATTTCGTTCAGGACCATCTCAATCAAATTTCCTTGACCCCATTTTGCCTGAGAATTTCTTCCCCGCTGCGCTCCAGCAGCGTGTTTCTCTCAAAGATTACGACTTGATTTTCGCCAGTTTCTGCCGATTAGTCTAAGACGGTACTAGCGAAACTTGAGAAACAATGAGGGAACTATGAAAAAAATAATTGGATGGGGAGGAGTGATCCTGCTTTTATTGTCGCAGCAGACAGTGCTTATTGATCAGGGTGTCAGCGGGGCTATATTTTTCCTTGGACTCAGTATGTGTCTTTGTGTCCTGTGCATGGCTACCTTGCCTATTATTATGCAAATAGTCACTGAAAACAGCCGTGATCATTACATCAGATTGTATGAACAATACATTGAGAAAAGGCAGGAAGCTATAAAAAGACTGGAGGAGGAGTTACTACAGAAGAGAAGAAAGTAAAAAATCATTATTATTTTAACAAGGTCCTATTAGCCCATTTTACTGCATCGAGCTGAGCGTTAGAGCATTCTGCGCGTGACAGTGACAGCTCCTCTAGAAGCTTATCAAGTTCTTCGGTGCGTGACTGTTCGAGGTGCTCAGAAACTATAAGTAACTGACCGAGAACTCCTGTGCGATGGAGAAGAGCATCGCGCATTTCATCTGCAATGTTACACTGCCCCACAACTTCTTCCATCCGCACATTCAGAAGGACATCTATGAGAGAGAGAACGCCTGTCATGAATGCTCTGTCCGCAGAGTCCTTGTCCCTTCCCCACGCAGGTATTGCCCTTACGATATTTTCCATGAATTTTCCACGGACTGCCGCCAATTCCATAAGAGGGCTAGCAAATATGCCCTTATTGCTGTTGAGTGCATAAAGGCAGAGCATTAGCCAGCGCTTGAGATGATCCCGCCCAAGTATGGCCAAAGCGTGCCGCACTGTTTTGATCTTCCCCCGCATGCCAAGGTACACTGAGTTGACTAGGCGAAGAAGATTATAAATCAGCTCAGGGTGCTGCTTGAAAGTTTCTTCTATTTCGGACGAATCGGCATCCGCCAATACCTGGTCCATAAGGCGCATCAGTGTGAGTGTGGCGGTATCCAGAGTTCTTTGCTGAATCACTGTGGGCTTCGCAAAAAAATATCCTTGGAACATCTGAAAGCCAACGTTACGGCAGAAGCTGAGCTGCTCGTGTGTTTCAACCTTTTCCGCTAACAGCGTCAAAGGCCACTCACGCCATTTTTCAAGCATCCCTATGATCTGGTTAGAGGGAGATTTCAGGAGATCTACCTTTATTATATCTACCAGCTCGTAAAGAGGTTCGAATTCAGGATCATAGACATGATCATCGAGGGCAAGGGTGAAGCCCTTACGTTTTAATTCCCTGCATCTTGAAACTACTATGGGAGTAGGTCTTATTGATTCCAGTAGCTCTATTACAACCTGCTCTTTAGGCAACAGATCAAGAACATCAGCCATCAGGATTTGCTGGGTCAGGTTGATATATCCCTTTTTCTTTCCTAGAGCGTCTGAAAGGCCGAAATCAGAAAGAGTATGGACTATGACGTGTGCACATGCTTGGACTTCGTCTGTTACATCGGCAGAGAGAGAATCCGAAGAACGGAACAGAAGCTCGTATGCAACCAGATTTAGTTCAGCATCGAGAATCGGCTGACGGCCAAGAAAGAGGTTGTTGGAAAAATCGTGGGCTTTCATTGGACTCTGGCAAGGACAGATGAGGTGGTGGTTGTGTTTCTCTTCGGCGGCGATCGGCAAAAGTTAAGCTGCCCAACCGTCATGGTGGGCAGCTCATGTTCCGGCACCTGCAGTGACCTTTGGAGGCCCTTGTCTGAATGGCCAACATTGAGTCAGAGACTCCTATCCTTTTGCATGCTCCGCCGGCTTGGGCAGGTCGTGTAGAGGTTCATGTGAACCATGATCCTCGATTTTTTCCCACCCCGTCCACATGGGGACAAAATGCGCGAACGGTGTGTGGCCCAGTGTCGCAAGATATATGTGAGTGAAGAGAAAGGCGCAGAGTGAGCAGGCCAATAAGAAATGCATTCCTACGAGGATTTTCAAGCCGCCAAGCATTATAAGGACTTCACGCAAGGGTGCTATGTTCATCAGAAATATGCCCGTAAGGCTGACAAGCGGCACCAGGACAAACATTATGGCAAGGTAAGCAGACTTCTGCATGGGATTAAATTTATTGTCGGGTGTTGGGTGATGCGGGCTGGGCTTTCCGCGAAAATAGTTGAAGAAGTAATAAAATGCCTGTCTCAGAATCCCAGTCTGAAGATCTTCTTTCTTGGGGAAGTAGAGTTGCGCCATCGTCCCGGCTATCATGGTGTAATAAAAGAACCAAAGAGAGAAGGAAAGGGATACTACGATCCCGGCCGTGTTGTGAAGGCGAATAGCTGCTTTGTACGAACCAAAGATGTTGATGAATTCAGGGTATCGGATCTGTGCTCCGGTAATACAAAGAGTTACTATCCCAAGGGCGTTTAGCCAGTGCCATATCCTTACTGGAGTAGGTTGCAGATATATCATGTTGTTGTTTGTCGTGTCGCTCATATCAGTGCCCCTTTCCCATTCTGTTTTTTCGTGTCAGGAATCTCAGAGAGCCATGGCCAATCGGCATTATGAGCCCGCCTGCTATGATGAGCAGGCCTATTTTGTCTAAGGTAGGATTGCGCGTAGAGCCTAGCATATAAAAATCCGGGGTTCCATTCATGGCGTCCAGCACGGCACCTTTTTCAACGGCAGCCCGAGCAAACGTTCCATTGGGCTTGGGCAGCGCTACATAGCTGGTTTGCATTGCTTCGGGGCCTGATGCGTGGCAGAACGAGCAATCCCAGCGGTTGCTGAGAACCTGGAAGTTGTGCGTCACTTTTTCCGGCGTCATCATCCCCTGAAGACGTACGTTATCGTGGCCGGGACTGCTGTTGAATAACTTCAGCTCGGCTAGAGAAATGTAGCTATCGTTGTTGACATCTATCAGGGAACGGATGTCCTGTTCTCCCGCGAGTTTTTTGAGCTCTTCATAAGTGGCAGTTTTAAAATCACCGTAGCGTCCGCCTCCCACGTCACGTTTTACGATGTACATAGTTATCACATAATTTTCAGAGCCAGAATGGCAGGTGATGCAGGGAAGGGAATCAATATGGAGTTCGGCCTGAGGCAGCCACTCGGAATGTTTACTGATCATCTCATTGCTCTTGTGGCAATTCCCGCACATAAGATTCATGTCATGACCTGAGACCTCAGTAGGAGAGTGTGCTGTGTGAGGGTTATGGCAGTCTCCGCAGGCAGCATTTCTTGCGTGTACGCTCTTGCTGTACTCTTCCATTACATCGGAGTGACAGTTGGAGCAGTTGGTAGTTGCGAATACTTTCATGCCATCATCAGGATGACCGGCAGTGACAGCGTCATGACAGGTACGGCACCCGAAGTTGGCATCTCCTATCCGGGCGTGGGCGGTATGTTGATATCTGACAGGGTCAATGAATCGGGAATTATCCACTTTCTCCTTGCTGCCGTGACATGTCAGGCAGCCTTTGGAGCTTGCTAGTGCCTGTGGACCCGGAGCAATGAGGACTGCAGCAAGGATAATCATCAGTATAAGGTGAAAGTTAGTTGGGTTCACGTTAGGTACCTCCGGAAGATAATATTAAACTAGCCTTTTTCCTTTACTTCCTTTCGCTGCAGTGACGGCTTGTGTGCCCGAAGGCTTCGAAACACTGGTACCAGTTGGCCTACGACAATGAGGGCGCAGAAAGCAATAAACACCCACACTATAAAATCGCTATTGTCTTCCCGTGCCCCTGCTGCTGCAAAGGCAGGGTGTGCCCATGCTATTACCGATATTAACGGGGTGATAAGCGCGTGTTTTCTCATTGGCAGTCTCCTTTGATAGTAAGATGATGTTACTTTTGCTCGTGAGTTTTTTTGGTGTTGGCAAATGCGCAGCCGACTGCTTGGCGGATTTCCTCTTTGTCCTCAGGAGTCGACGGTTTAAGTGCGTGGTAGAAAATACCTTCGCGCCGGATTTTTCGGACTACGGGAAGTGAAGCTTCATCGGAGACAAGGATGATGGCGAGTTTTCTGTTACATTTTTTAAGAAGATGGATCAGATCGGCCGATGATACCTTGTTGTCAAAATCATTGCCGAGCAGCACTACCGGGGTCTGCTTTTCAAGGATATTGCAGAGAACATGAACTGCCGAGTCTGTGGTCTCCACCTGGTAACCAGCTTCGGTAAAAATCTCGGCCACTTCCTTCCTGACATCAGTATCTCTGTCCGCTATTAAAATGCCTCTATCATCGTTTTTCACCTCATTGTAGTGCGTCATTTCCGTACCTCCTCTTGCGTATCCTGCTTTTTGGACACTGATGCGATTCCTCTTATCATGGCGCCGAAAAGCATAAGCCCGGGGATAACCTGCACCGCAATGATGGCTCCCACAAAGAAAAGAAAAGCTTTCACCATAAATCCGTCTCCGTGTGACACTTGATTTATGCCCAAGATGAAGACAGTCCCTAGAATGATGAGGCTGCTGATGAGTACGATTGTGATTCTTGATTTGTTAGCAGATGGTATGACTTTCATGGAAGTCTCCTTTCGCTCCTTAGTCTTCGAGGATTCTGCCTGTGGCGGTCAGTGGCCAGAGGGAGGCCTTCCGCATCAACTCCTTCTTCCAGCATATGGCTGCTTTGTAATAGGCCGAAATCTGGTAGTGTTCGAGCAGGAGAACGGCCACTCCGGCTGAAAATACAAAAAGAAAGGTTGAGGGAAGACTGCTGGAAAGCAGGTAGAAAATATAAAAGGCACTGCGGTGGGCGAGTTGTTCGTACTTCCTTCCGGGTTGCACATCATTGAGTAGCCTGCCTGCAACAATAATTAATCCGGAGATGGTCGAAACACCCAAAATGATATGAATCAGGTAAGGGGCGGGAGGTGCCCCTATGATCTCTCTGACATGCTCTGGGAAAAGGTCCAGCACAGCAATGTCCTTGATGAGCAGGAAAAGAATGCTGATGAGCAGGAATGCCGCCAGGTTCCATAATCCCCGCCTGGAGCTCGCGTACAGGGAGTCGATCTCTCGCTGGATATCTGGAATGAGGTTGTGGTGTTTACATGCCGAGGTACAGGGGGTCCTGAGGTCACTCTGTTTAAGTTGCTTAATGGCTTGTTCTAACATATCAGTATCCCCCTTAGCTATGGGTTTAAATTAGAGTCTGCACATATAAAAGCAACCTTGATACCAAGCGGCAGCATGAGATAATAAAAGCGCCCTAAAAAAATAAACACTCGAAATTAAGGCTATTTACGGGTATGAGAATTATTGTTGTAACAACCGAGTGCGGACTGAGGGAGATAAAAATTCTCACAAAACGAGAAATTTACTACCGGACAGTAAGAGAAGAGTTGTAAGGAAATAAATAGGTGGGGAGATGCAGCTTAAAAGATGTAGGCATCATTACCTGCAGCCATTTGGGAAGCGCTGCGTTCAGGTATTCAGCGGTATCTCAAGCCGTTGCGGCTTGACAAAGTGGAGTAGGCGCATACGCTTTCCCTGTCCTTGTAGCACGGCTGTCTTTGGACCCAGATAAAAGTATTCTCACAGTTGATTTAGACCTTCCTTTCCAGGACATCTACAGTGTATGTCGCTCCGTTAAAAGGTGGGGGCGCAAATGAAAATTCTTATTTTGGGAACCGGAAATACCTTAATGGGAGACGACGGTGTTGGTGTACACGTGGTTCAGCAGCTGCAGCAGAGGTACGATTTCCCTTCTGAAGTAAGGCTGTTGGCTGGCGGTGTCCTCGGCCTCGATCTGCTCTCTTATCTGCAGGGGATAACCCACCTGTTGGTCGTAGACGCCGTGGACGCCGGTAAAGCTCCGGGGGCGTTCACTCGACTCACAGGGGATGAAATCCCACCTACATTTACTAAATTGCTCTCTCCCCATCAGATGGGGCTTCAGGACCTTCTGGACGTCAATATTCTTCAGGGAAAATCCCCTCCTTCGGTGGTCCTTTGGGGAATCCAGCCAGCCTCTCTCGACATTTCACTGGGCCTTTCCCCTTCTGTCGCTTCCCGGATAGAACTGATGGAGTATCTCATATTAGCCGAACTTGAAGAGTGGGGAGTTACTGCTATGCCGCAGGCAGATGTTGTATGACTTCAGTTGGGATGAGAGTCCAATATTTTTCGCAGTTCCGAGGCATAATCGCGGTATTCCTTTGTCGCGTAGAAAGCAGCAGCCTTTTCGATAATCCTGCGATCACCAAAACGAACCAGCGATTCCGGGTTTTTGATAGCGGCTTTTCTTCCGCTTTCAAAGAACTTAAGAGCAGATGCCTCATCTTTCATGAGGAGGAAGGTGTCCGCGATATAAAAATCGACGGGAAAGCTGCCGTAGCAATCACGGAAGAACTTGAAATATTTTATGGCGTCCTCATACCGCCCAGAGTCCTTGAGTGCCATGGCAAGTCTGAACTGGCCGTGATCCATTCCGGTGCAGAGGTCGTAACCGCGGGTAAAGAATCTTTCTGCGACCCCGAGCTTTCCCTGATCCAGAAGGGTTATGCCGATTTCCGGGAGCCCATAGCAGTAAGACTTCTCCGACATGCAGGCTTTTTCAGCATACCGGAATGAGTCTTTGGTCAGCCCTAGTCCCCCTGAAGCGCGGGCAGCATAAATGAACAGCGTAGGGTCTGCCCCTTCCCGGGCAATAAGCGGCGAGACTTCATCAAGAACCTCCCGGTAACGCTCCATAATAAAAAGGAGGTCTATCCGCTGAAGGAAAGTGTACCTTGGTGGAAGCTCTTTCTGCGCTATGATCGAGGGATTGCGCAGGATGTCGATGACCAGTTCGCCTATCCAGCGGTAGCCGGTAGAAAGAAACCCTCCGTTGACAGAAAAGGCGACGGTTGCATCCCGGATCTGGAGTTCTTTTCCCGCCAACGTTTTAAAAGTTTCTCGAACCGCATTGATGATCCGCAGGTTCTTATTCCCTATGAGCTGAGGAAAATAATCGGTGTCGAAACTTAACAAAACCGGCTCGTCCAGTTGCGGCAGGTTAGCCGCATCACAGATGGTGATGGGGATGCCGTCGGTCGTGCCGGCGAAGCATGCACCCTTCCGGCTGAAGGTGACAATATCTTCATCGGGAAATCCATAGCTTCTGAGGAGAGCGGTCAGGGTGCTCCCGTCATTGGAAAAGATTCCGTACGTATTCGGAATGACCCAATAAACACTGCTCAATACTTCTAATTTGGCTGCTGCATGAATGAAGTCGGCATTGGTCACTGGCGGACCTGCGTCATCGGTATTTTTGCACGCCTGCTTGCTTTCTTTCCCCTGACAGAGTGCCTTCAATACAGCAATATGCTCAGTAGAAACCTTTTTTAGGTCGTCGTGTGCATCTATATTCACAAGCACCGCATTTCGAACTCCTTCCGAAACCCAGTGCTGCAGCGCATCCCTGTGGTCTTCCAGAATCGTCACTTCGAGTGGGTCTGCCCCCAGAATTGGATAAGCCGGTGCCGTTACCTTTCTGAGGAAGAAGAGGGGAGGGAGGAGGAGAAGTAGTATCAGCAGAAATTTGGCCAAGGCGATGTTCATCGTGGAGAACCAACTCGTTAATTACGATACATGAAAATCTACTATTACATTCGGCAAGTATTTGCAAGAAATCTCTTGATCGGAGCGCGATAACTGTTGTCTTGTGTGGAAAGGCAGAGCTACTTGACCTTGACGTGAAATCTGATGTCGCTATAATAGGCTGCCTTAGATTCGGCTCATCCATCCTTGGAAGTGACAAATGGAAAAACGGAAATTTTCTCGCGTAACCTTCAGCCTGAAGGCGTTCGTCAACAGCAGGAACATCTCCATCAAAGGGGATGTGGAGAACCTAAGTCTCAAGGGTGCGTTCATTCGGACCGATACGAAGCTGGAACCTGGCCTCCCCGTGGAGGTGACGCTTTACCTGCCCGGAACGACCAATCCTCTGGACATCTCTGTAAATATTACCGGGACGGTGCTTCGGGTGGAGGAGACGGGACTGGTTCTTCAGTTCAGGGAGATGGATGTCGATTCATTTA from Geobacter sp. DSM 9736 includes the following:
- a CDS encoding M48 family metallopeptidase; translated protein: MNIALAKFLLILLLLLPPLFFLRKVTAPAYPILGADPLEVTILEDHRDALQHWVSEGVRNAVLVNIDAHDDLKKVSTEHIAVLKALCQGKESKQACKNTDDAGPPVTNADFIHAAAKLEVLSSVYWVIPNTYGIFSNDGSTLTALLRSYGFPDEDIVTFSRKGACFAGTTDGIPITICDAANLPQLDEPVLLSFDTDYFPQLIGNKNLRIINAVRETFKTLAGKELQIRDATVAFSVNGGFLSTGYRWIGELVIDILRNPSIIAQKELPPRYTFLQRIDLLFIMERYREVLDEVSPLIAREGADPTLFIYAARASGGLGLTKDSFRYAEKACMSEKSYCYGLPEIGITLLDQGKLGVAERFFTRGYDLCTGMDHGQFRLAMALKDSGRYEDAIKYFKFFRDCYGSFPVDFYIADTFLLMKDEASALKFFESGRKAAIKNPESLVRFGDRRIIEKAAAFYATKEYRDYASELRKILDSHPN
- a CDS encoding PilZ domain-containing protein, which produces MEKRKFSRVTFSLKAFVNSRNISIKGDVENLSLKGAFIRTDTKLEPGLPVEVTLYLPGTTNPLDISVNITGTVLRVEETGLVLQFREMDVDSFTLLKNIVAYNAGDEDQVMDELLGRDRT
- a CDS encoding response regulator, which gives rise to MTHYNEVKNDDRGILIADRDTDVRKEVAEIFTEAGYQVETTDSAVHVLCNILEKQTPVVLLGNDFDNKVSSADLIHLLKKCNRKLAIILVSDEASLPVVRKIRREGIFYHALKPSTPEDKEEIRQAVGCAFANTKKTHEQK
- a CDS encoding cytochrome b/b6 domain-containing protein; the protein is MSDTTNNNMIYLQPTPVRIWHWLNALGIVTLCITGAQIRYPEFINIFGSYKAAIRLHNTAGIVVSLSFSLWFFYYTMIAGTMAQLYFPKKEDLQTGILRQAFYYFFNYFRGKPSPHHPTPDNKFNPMQKSAYLAIMFVLVPLVSLTGIFLMNIAPLREVLIMLGGLKILVGMHFLLACSLCAFLFTHIYLATLGHTPFAHFVPMWTGWEKIEDHGSHEPLHDLPKPAEHAKG
- a CDS encoding HyaD/HybD family hydrogenase maturation endopeptidase; translation: MKILILGTGNTLMGDDGVGVHVVQQLQQRYDFPSEVRLLAGGVLGLDLLSYLQGITHLLVVDAVDAGKAPGAFTRLTGDEIPPTFTKLLSPHQMGLQDLLDVNILQGKSPPSVVLWGIQPASLDISLGLSPSVASRIELMEYLILAELEEWGVTAMPQADVV